The genomic stretch GCTAAACATCCATTCTTGGAAAGAATATGCTTACCTAAACAAAAACCAACAGAACCTTTCATAAATACCTATATCATCCACAAATCACCTTTTATAGGTCTATACATCTTTTTTTGTTAAAAAACACTTAATAAACTTCATTTTGTCATTATTCCAGTAATAAATCCGATAATTTATAGAAATATATTTTGCTTTATATTGAAAAAAATCATTACATTTGTCTCGGGTGATTAAGCAACTTTTTCTACTACCGACTTTTAGTGTGTGTAATTGAGTTGGAGGTTATTTTAATAATTATTTTTTATCAACCTCCATTTTATTTTAAACGAAACAATAAAAACATCGATACCATTCTTACCAAAGCAAGAGTGGTTTTATTGATTATAACTTTCACGCTCTCCTCACACGTATTGATACAATCATCCCATGTAAAACAGTATCAAGCGAAAAAAATTGGGGCTGGGCATACCTGTCTAAGCGTCAGTTAGAGCTGAAGCTGTTTTATATGGAACGCAGGTAATGCTGATCCGCCCCGGCGGGACAGGTTGGGCAGATTTCCGCTGATTTTTTTTAAAAATTGGAAAGCCAAGAGGAGATAAATCAAGACTTGAAATGGCGTTATATCCATAGCCATGGGCAACGCCTATGGTAAACAGTCTAGCAAACCGATGTAGGTTTTAGGGATCGAGCGGAAAAGTTTTTGGGGGGGAATAGGGTTGCAGATGGCGCTGATTAATAAGATTTACGCTGATTTTTTATAATAAACGCGATTTAAAATACCGTCATAGCGAAGAAGTATAGCCTGTCCCGAGCTATCGGGAACGTGGCAATCCCGTATTAAGAAAACGAGATTGCTTCACTCCGTTGCTCTGCATTCGCAATGACGGATTTATACTGATTTTATAATCTACACATTCCTATTGCTACATTAAAGAGAAATATGCTTGCCAAAACCACCTGGAAATCTCGCATCTTCCAGAAATATGGCTTGGCCCCTAATTACCTTGCAGATTATTTTCCCTAAAAAAATAACTAACCATCGATAGTTAAACTCGAAAAATTCAGGAAGCGGTCACATAGGAAATCCATCAAAACCACAACTTTTTGAAAAACCACTCACCTAAACACCACCGAAAACACTGGTTTTCTGAATATTAACATAAACTTAAAATTGGATATTCCTCGGATTGCATAAAATTACCTTCCTTGCAGGAAGTTCAAAACAGCAAGGATACCATGATTCAGACAATTGCCAGTGCGTTTCTTTTATTTACTGCTTACTCCTTGGCCACTTTATCCTTCTTTAAATATCACGGTCAGGTCAAAGCCTTTTTCATCAAAGCCTTTTTAGTTTCGGGCACGGTAGCAGGCGCTTTGACCTTTTTTTACATGCAGCTCTTTGTCGGTTAAAAATTCTGGCATAGAGATCTGCACCTTTTTACTATAAACTCCCATATTTTTTTTATACTTACTGGATACTTTTTTGGCTATACCAAAGACTGTAATCCTTAAATACCATGTTCATGCGAAAACGGGGCTTTATACTGGCAATAATCGGAATGTTATTTTATACAGACCTCTTTGCGCAAATCCAGCATGACACCACTTATTTTGAGCGCTTCACCGAAATGGTGACGAGCAGGATATACTTCTCCAGAAAATACACTGGTATTGACATTAAGGATCGCCTGAAAGACGCGCCTTTGTTGCGTTACAGGCCAAATTCCACCCTGAACATGGGCGTGGGTGCATCTTACGATGTCTTCACGCTTAATCTTGCCCTGGGATTTGGCTTCTTAAATCCTGAAAGGGGCAAAGGTGACACCAAATACCTCGATGCTCAACTGCACGCATACCCCGATAAATGGGCCATTGACGGTTTCATACAGCTGTACAATGGATACCACTTGGTACCAGAAGGTGAATTTACAGCGGAAAACCAACACTACTATTACCGGCCGGACATCAAGGTTCGTGAGATCGGTGCTTCTGTGAAATATGTTTTTAATGGAGAAAAATTCAGCTATAAAGCAGCTTTCCTCCAGACAGAATGGCAAAAAAAATCTGCAGGAACCCTCTTGTTGGGCGGTGAAATATATGGAGGATTGGTAAAAGGCGATAGTTCCCTTATCCCAGGAAGCGTCATGCTCGACCCGTCCAGAGATTTTGACAAGTTGTTCTTTATGGAACTTGGCCCAAACATCGGATACGCCTATACGCTGGTAATTGCCAAACACTATTTCTTGATGGGATCTGCCACTGGGAACATTGGTGTTGGTTTTACCAACCAATACGGTCAGGAAAAATCCACCAATTGGTCGGTCAATGCCAACTACCTCCTGAAAGCCAGTGTGGGGTACAATTCCAAGCGCTGGGCCATCAATGCCAATTATGTCTACAGCAAGGTCCGGTTGGCACAGAACAACGATTTTAACAGCAGTCTCTTGACTGGAAATTACCGACTAAACCTCGTCTACCGGTTTGTCCCCAGTCCAAAAGGAAGAAAGATCCTGGACGCCATTAACCCTTACCAGTATTTGGACCAATAGGCCACCAACAGCAAAAACCTTTTAACCGAAACTTTTGCTAAATTATAACAGCAAAGTCAATGACCACTAAAAGTTTTCATTGACCACCTGTATTTTAATTGAGGTATGTTCCTGATTAATTGACTTACTTTAAAGTTTAGGAAAGGAAACTATTCTATAAACATCTCGAAGTATTCGACATTTTCATTAACCCAATGAAGAAACAAACTAAAATATTATTGATTGTGGCCATCATCGTGGTCATCGCTATTATTTTTCTATTCCCTCGCTTACAAGGAGACAGTGCCACCAAAAGTCCGAGCGAAACCACGCCAAGTGCCCCTGAAGAAATGACCGCGCTGCCTGTTGATGTCATAGAAGTCAAACCAGAAAGACTGGAAAACAACCTCAATGTCACCGGCAATGTGCTTTCGAATGAATCAGTAACGTTACGACCTGAAATCACAGGACTGGTAGAGTCCATCAACTTCGAAGAAGGCCAATTCGTTAAAAAGGGAACCCCGTTGGTCTACATCAATGACGACGAACTATCTGCCCAATTGGACAGGTTAGAATATACCAAGAAGCTATACGAGGGTCAGGAAAGCCGTCAGAAACAGCTTTTGGCCAGAGAAGCAATCAGTCAGGAAGAATACGACATTATCCTAAATCAATATAACACCACCCTTTCTGACATTAAACTCGTAAAGGCCCAACTGGACAAAACGGTGATCAAAGCGCCTTTTGACGGAGTGCTCGGTTTACGGCAAATTTCGGCGGGGTCCGTCATCAGCACCACTGATATCATCGCCAATATCGTCAATATCGACCCGATAAAAATCGAGTTTTCCATTCCTGAAAGGTACGCTGGCCAGGTGCAAGTAGGCTCTACCATTCAGTTTTCAAACAATGCATCCGATGGGCTCAAAAATGGAAAAGTCTATGCATACGAACCGGTAATCGATGCTGATACCAGGACATTGACACTGCGCGCCATCAGCCCAAACAAAGACAGGAAATTCCTCCCGGGCATGTTTGTGAACATTCGCTTTAACCTGGAAGTGGAAGAAGAAGCCCTTTTGGTACCTTCGGAATCCTTAATTCCTGAACTGAACGGCTACAAGGTTTTTCTGGTAAACAAAGAAGGAATCGTGGAAGAAAGGAAGGTAGAAATAGGCATCAGAACCGATAGCGAAGTACAAGTTTTAGAGGGCCTAAAAATTGGAGACCTGGTTCTGACCACCGGAGTCCTCCAAGCCAAGGAAGGTCTGCGGGTAAATCACAATAAAATCAACTGATATGGCAGGCCTATCCACCATAAGCATTAGAAGGCCGGTACTGGCCATCGTTTTCTCACTGACCATCTTGCTCTTTGGGATCATCGGCATGACCTTTTTGGGCGTCAGGGAGTATCCCAGCGTGGATCCTCCCATCATCAATGTCCGGACCACTTATGTAGGTGCCAATGCCGATGTCATCGAAGCCCAAATCACCGAACCTCTGGAAGAATCCATCAACGGTATTTCGGGCATCAAATCCCTTACTTCCACCAGTAATGATGGCACGAGTAATATCACTGTCGAATTTGATGTGGGAGCCGATATGGAAGCGGCAGCCAACGATGTCCGGGACAAAGTCTCCAGAGCACAGCGGAACCTGCCTCCTGATGCAGAGCCTCCGGTGGTTTCCAAGGCTGATGCTGATTCTGAGCCCATTGTTTTCCTCAATGTAAAGAGCGAACAAAAAACCCTGCTCCAGCTTTCTGACATTGCTGACAACATCTTCAAAGAGCGGCTCCAAACTATCCCTGGGGTGAGTGAAGTCAGGATTTGGGGCGAAAAAGAGTATGCGATGCGCCTCCGAATGGATCCCATCCGCATGGCATCCTACGGTGTCACCCCCTTGGATGTCCTCACTAAGGTACAAAGCGAAAATGTAGAATTGCCCTCTGGACGAATAGAAGGCAGCACGATCGAGCTATCGGTCCGTACCAAAAGCCGTCTTTCTACGCCTGATGAGTTCAATGACCTCATCATCAAAGAAAGCGAAAACAATATCGTCCGTTTTCAGGATGTTGGCAACGCCGAACTGGCCCCGCTCAATGAACGTACGGTCTTAAAGCGTGATGGCGTCCCGATGGTGGGCGTGGTCCTGGTGCCTCTGCCAGGTTCCAACAGTATTGAAATCGTAGACGAATTTTACAGAAGATTGGAGTTTATAAAAAAAGACCTTCCCGACGACATTGAGTTGGGAATTGGCTTTGACTCCACAGAATATATCCGAAACTCCATCAGTGAAGTGCAGGAAACCATCCTCTTGGCATTTTTGCTGGTGGTGGCCATCATCTTCCTGTTTTTAAGGGACTGGCGAACCACCTTTATCCCTGTCATCACCATACCAATTTCGCTGGTAGGAGTGTTTTTCGTCATGTACACGATGGATTTTTCGATCAATGTACTCACCTTGCTTGGGATCGTGTTATCCATTGGTTTGGTGGTAGATGATGCCATCGTAGTGCTGGAAAACATCTATGCCAAAATTGAAAAAGGGGAACAGCCTGAAGCAGCAGCGGAGAAAGGAGCAGAGGAAATCTTCTTTGCGGTCATTGCCACGACCATTGCCTTGGCAGCCGTATTTCTGCCGGTAATTTTCCTTACGGGCACCACTGGTAGGCTTTTCAGGGAATTCGGTGTGGTCGTAGCGGGATCAGTGATCATTTCCTCTTTTGTGGCACTGACCATGACCCCCATGCTCAGCTCCAAACTCCTAAAAAAGCGCGAAAAGCACAATTGGTTTTACAATGTCACTGAACCGGTTTTCCTTTGGCTCAACAGAAAATATGAAGCTGCCCTGGTTTGGTTCATGCAGTTTCGATGGGTGTCGTTTGTCATCATTTTGGTCATGGGCGGTGGTATTTACATGCTGTTCCATGCCATCCCTTCCGAGCTTGCCCCTACGGAAGACCGTGGCGAAATGCGCATCAACATGAGTGGACCCGAGGGTGCTACTTTTGACTACATGGACAGGGTCATCGACGAACTATTGTACGAGATGATGACCACAATCCCGGAGGACGTTTGGGACAGTTTTATATCCGTAACCTCTCCTGGATTTGGGACGGCCAGTACCAATTCCGGTTTTATCCGTGTCCGGCTCGTAGATGCTAGCCAGCGGACGGAAAGCCAGCAAGAAGTCTTCGAGGATGTGGCAGAAATTTTACGTAAAAAAACAGATGTGAAGGCATTTGCCTCACAGCCCCAGTCCATCGGAGACCGAAGGGGAGGACTGCCCATACAATACGTCCTCCAGGCACAAAACCTCGAAAAGCTGAAGGAGGTCATTCCTACCTTTATGGACGAGGTAAACCAATCCTCCATTTTCCAATTTTCGGATATCAACCTAAAGTTTACCAAGCCGGAAATCGAGGTAGAAATAGATCGAGATAAAGCCCGAAACATTGGTGTATCCGTACAGGAAATTGCCCGGACCCTACAGCTTTCCTATTCCGGTCAGCGCTTTGATTATTTTATTATGAACGGCAAACAATACCAGGTCGTCGGTGAAATGCAAAAAGAAGACAGGAATGCCCCTATAAACTTACGCATGCTTTACGTAAGGGCAGAAAACGGTCAATTGGTGCAGCTGGATAACCTGGTGAATATTACGGAAAAAAGCACGCCTCCACAGCTCTATCGCTTTAATCGTTTCGTGAGTGCCACGGTATCGGCTGGCCTTGCGCCAAAGTACACCATTGGTGACGGGCTGGACGAGATGGACCGTATCGCGGCAGAAGTACTGGACGAAAGCTTTACCACAGATGTGGCCGGCGTATCCAAAGAATTCCGTGAAAGCTCCAACAGTTTGATATTTGCCTTTCTTTTTGCCCTAATACTGATCTATTTAGTGCTTTCAGCACAATTTGAAAGCTTCACGGATCCACTGACCATCATGATCACAGTACCCTTGGCCTTGTTTGGGGCCCTGCTGTCCTTATGGCTGGGCGACTTCACCCTGAACATCTTTAGCCAAATCGGCATTATCATGCTCATCGGTCTGGTGACCAAAAACGGCATCCTGATCGTGGAATTTGCCAATCAACGAAAAGCCCATGGATTGGATGTAGACGAAGCGATCGTCGGTGCTGCCGTCGCTCGTTTCCGTCCCATCCTGATGACCAGTCTTTCCACTATTTTAGGGATATTGCCCATCGCCCTGGCCCTCGGAGCGGGCGCAGAAAGCCGAAGCCCAATGGGCGTGGCCGTTATTGGAGGCTTGGTACTTTCCACCATTTTGACCCTCTTCATAATACCGGGAGTTTATACTTATTTGACATCAAAATCATCAAGATTAGCAAGAATATGAGGAAGCAGTGTTTGGTTGTATTGTGCATGATGGCAGCGATATATTCGGCATTCGGACAGGAAGAGCTTTCTTTCGAAGAGGCCATCATCAAAGGGTTGGAAAACAATTATGATGTAAAGATTGCCCTTCAGGATAAAAAAATCACTGAAATCGATAAAAAAATAGGCGTAGGAGCTTTATTGCCCAGCCTGGATGCCACCTACGGCAGGACCACCAGTACAGAAGATGTGGAGCAGCAGTTTGTAAACGATAACAGTCCCAGAAACATCGATGGTGCCAAATCCACTGGAGAGAATTTTAACATCAATGCCATTTATGGGTTTCGTTACGATGCCGTGGTAGCCTTACAGCGGCTGGGAAAACTCGACGAAATCGGCGAATTACAAGCAAAGGTGGTTATAGAAAACACAGTAGCTGCGATTTCTGAAGCATATTACCGCCTCACCACCGAACTGGAGCGCTACAAGGTGCTCCAGGAAACCCTGGAACTCTCCCAGCAGCGTTTGGACATTGCCAAGTCCCAGTATGAGCTTGGCGGAAGCTCCAAAACAGAATATCTTGCCGCCCAAGTGGACTTTAACACGGACAGGTCTATGCTCGTCTCCCAAGAGCAGGTCATCCGTACCGCCCGCATTAACCTCAATGAGTTGATGGCGCTGGGAGATGAACAAAAATTCTCGATTATAGACAGCATCATGATCAATGATGACTTAAAATTGGGTCCCTTACTGGATCAGGCCATGGATCAAAACAAGATGTTACTCATCAATAGAAGGCAAGAAAATGTCGCCTACTTGGAGCTGAAGGAAATCCAGGCACAGCGCTTACCGTATTTATCATTGGACGGCAATTACCGTCAATCAGTGTCCAATTCTGATGCCGGATTCCTGATCCAAAACAAACGAGAAGGGTATTCCTTCGGCGCCACTGTCGGCATCAACCTCTTCAGCGGCTTTACCCTAAACCGCCAAATCCAACGAGCCCGCGTACAACAAGAAAGTCAAGCCCATATCCTTGACCAGTACGAAGTCCAGCTGAAATCGGATATTTACAGGGCTTTTAATGTCTATGAAAACAGCAAGCAGCGGCTGGATATTGAACGTGAAAATTACAAAGTAGTCCAAGAAAATACCGATATCGCTTTTGACAGGTTTAAGACCGGACTGACCAGCTACCTGGAATTCAGGGATGCCCAGGTCAATAGGCTGAATGCCGAAAGCCGGCTTATCGACGCCATTTTCAGTACGAAGGTGGCAGAAGTGGAACTGATGCGGCTGGCAGGAAAGATTTATTACAAGAGTAATGACGAAGAAATCCTAAGATAACGGATCTTCTCCTATCAAAAGCCGGGATCTTTTATGCATATATAAAATTTATTATGGATATTCATAAGGTATAAACAAAAATCCTTATGAAAGGGAATTGGCACTTTAGTGGGTATTTGCTTTATTTAGTACTGGCAATTTCATTGCCCGGAAGAGTTCTTGCAGAGGCAAGGCACATTCAAGATGGCCCTTTCAGTAGTGAAAGAAAGGCAAACCTGGCTGACTCTTTAGCGGTGGTCAATGCCATCCAGCTGTCGCGCGATATCCACAGGAGCAACCACGATGAGGATACAGAATACCAAGAAGCGGAGAAAGCAGTAAGCCTTTCCATAGAACTGGGTGATACCTTACTATACGCGAAAGCAATGGATAACCTCGGCCTGATGTACCGCTATCATCAGCGGTATGAAGAAGCCATCCCGCTACATGCCAAGGCCCTTGAACTGATAGCGGAGGAAGACTCCAGTTTCATGGAAAAAATGATCTTCGCCAATAATGCCGGCGTAGCCAGCCGC from Echinicola soli encodes the following:
- a CDS encoding efflux RND transporter permease subunit, whose amino-acid sequence is MAGLSTISIRRPVLAIVFSLTILLFGIIGMTFLGVREYPSVDPPIINVRTTYVGANADVIEAQITEPLEESINGISGIKSLTSTSNDGTSNITVEFDVGADMEAAANDVRDKVSRAQRNLPPDAEPPVVSKADADSEPIVFLNVKSEQKTLLQLSDIADNIFKERLQTIPGVSEVRIWGEKEYAMRLRMDPIRMASYGVTPLDVLTKVQSENVELPSGRIEGSTIELSVRTKSRLSTPDEFNDLIIKESENNIVRFQDVGNAELAPLNERTVLKRDGVPMVGVVLVPLPGSNSIEIVDEFYRRLEFIKKDLPDDIELGIGFDSTEYIRNSISEVQETILLAFLLVVAIIFLFLRDWRTTFIPVITIPISLVGVFFVMYTMDFSINVLTLLGIVLSIGLVVDDAIVVLENIYAKIEKGEQPEAAAEKGAEEIFFAVIATTIALAAVFLPVIFLTGTTGRLFREFGVVVAGSVIISSFVALTMTPMLSSKLLKKREKHNWFYNVTEPVFLWLNRKYEAALVWFMQFRWVSFVIILVMGGGIYMLFHAIPSELAPTEDRGEMRINMSGPEGATFDYMDRVIDELLYEMMTTIPEDVWDSFISVTSPGFGTASTNSGFIRVRLVDASQRTESQQEVFEDVAEILRKKTDVKAFASQPQSIGDRRGGLPIQYVLQAQNLEKLKEVIPTFMDEVNQSSIFQFSDINLKFTKPEIEVEIDRDKARNIGVSVQEIARTLQLSYSGQRFDYFIMNGKQYQVVGEMQKEDRNAPINLRMLYVRAENGQLVQLDNLVNITEKSTPPQLYRFNRFVSATVSAGLAPKYTIGDGLDEMDRIAAEVLDESFTTDVAGVSKEFRESSNSLIFAFLFALILIYLVLSAQFESFTDPLTIMITVPLALFGALLSLWLGDFTLNIFSQIGIIMLIGLVTKNGILIVEFANQRKAHGLDVDEAIVGAAVARFRPILMTSLSTILGILPIALALGAGAESRSPMGVAVIGGLVLSTILTLFIIPGVYTYLTSKSSRLARI
- a CDS encoding efflux RND transporter periplasmic adaptor subunit; this encodes MKKQTKILLIVAIIVVIAIIFLFPRLQGDSATKSPSETTPSAPEEMTALPVDVIEVKPERLENNLNVTGNVLSNESVTLRPEITGLVESINFEEGQFVKKGTPLVYINDDELSAQLDRLEYTKKLYEGQESRQKQLLAREAISQEEYDIILNQYNTTLSDIKLVKAQLDKTVIKAPFDGVLGLRQISAGSVISTTDIIANIVNIDPIKIEFSIPERYAGQVQVGSTIQFSNNASDGLKNGKVYAYEPVIDADTRTLTLRAISPNKDRKFLPGMFVNIRFNLEVEEEALLVPSESLIPELNGYKVFLVNKEGIVEERKVEIGIRTDSEVQVLEGLKIGDLVLTTGVLQAKEGLRVNHNKIN
- a CDS encoding DUF4421 domain-containing protein, yielding MLFYTDLFAQIQHDTTYFERFTEMVTSRIYFSRKYTGIDIKDRLKDAPLLRYRPNSTLNMGVGASYDVFTLNLALGFGFLNPERGKGDTKYLDAQLHAYPDKWAIDGFIQLYNGYHLVPEGEFTAENQHYYYRPDIKVREIGASVKYVFNGEKFSYKAAFLQTEWQKKSAGTLLLGGEIYGGLVKGDSSLIPGSVMLDPSRDFDKLFFMELGPNIGYAYTLVIAKHYFLMGSATGNIGVGFTNQYGQEKSTNWSVNANYLLKASVGYNSKRWAINANYVYSKVRLAQNNDFNSSLLTGNYRLNLVYRFVPSPKGRKILDAINPYQYLDQ
- a CDS encoding TolC family protein — protein: MRKQCLVVLCMMAAIYSAFGQEELSFEEAIIKGLENNYDVKIALQDKKITEIDKKIGVGALLPSLDATYGRTTSTEDVEQQFVNDNSPRNIDGAKSTGENFNINAIYGFRYDAVVALQRLGKLDEIGELQAKVVIENTVAAISEAYYRLTTELERYKVLQETLELSQQRLDIAKSQYELGGSSKTEYLAAQVDFNTDRSMLVSQEQVIRTARINLNELMALGDEQKFSIIDSIMINDDLKLGPLLDQAMDQNKMLLINRRQENVAYLELKEIQAQRLPYLSLDGNYRQSVSNSDAGFLIQNKREGYSFGATVGINLFSGFTLNRQIQRARVQQESQAHILDQYEVQLKSDIYRAFNVYENSKQRLDIERENYKVVQENTDIAFDRFKTGLTSYLEFRDAQVNRLNAESRLIDAIFSTKVAEVELMRLAGKIYYKSNDEEILR